The Dermochelys coriacea isolate rDerCor1 chromosome 12, rDerCor1.pri.v4, whole genome shotgun sequence genome has a window encoding:
- the MC1R gene encoding melanocyte-stimulating hormone receptor, with protein MSTLASLQMLIDSLNSTAPSNRTNETANRSSAWCQGVFIPNELFLTLGLVSLVENVLVVMAIIKNRNLHSPMHYFICCLAVSDILVSVSNLVETLFMLLMEHGVLLLQTSIIRQVDNVIDMMICSSVVSSLSFLGAIAVDRYITIFYALRYHSIMTMQRAVVIIVGIWVASTISSSLFIAYYKNSAVILCLIGFFLSMLILVVGLYIHMFSLAHHHARNISSLQKKRTVHQMTSMKGAVTLTILLGVFFMCWSPFFLHLTLIVTCPKNPFCTCFFNYFNLFLILIICNSVIDPLIYAFRSQELRETLKEVVLCSW; from the coding sequence ATGTCAACTCTGGCTTCTCTGCAGATGCTGATCGACTCCCTGAACTCCACTGCCCCCAGCAACAGGACCAACGAGACGGCCAACAGGAGCAGCGCCTGGTGCCAGGGTGTCTTCATCCCCAACGAGCTCTTCCTGACACTGGGCCTCGTCAGCCTGGTGGAGAATGTGCTGGTGGTCATGGCCATCATTAAGAACAGGAACCTGCACTCACCCATGCACTACTTCATCTGCTGCCTGGCCGTGTCCGACATCCTGGTGAGCGTCAGCAACCTGGTGGAGACCTTGTTCATGCTGCTGATGGAGCACGGCGTGCTGCTCCTCCAGACCAGCATCATCCGCCAGGTGGACAACGTCATCGACATGATGATCTGCAGCTCCGTGGTGTCGTCCCTCTCCTTCTTGGGGGCCATCGCCGTGGATCGGTACATCACTATCTTCTACGCCCTGCGCTACCACAGCATCATGACCATGCAGCGGGCAGTGGTTATCATTGTGGGCATCTGGGTCGCCAGCACCATCTCCAGCAGCCTCTTCATCGCCTACTACAAGAACAGCGCCGTCATCCTCTGCCTCATCGGCTTCTTCCTCTCCATGCTCATCCTCGTGGTGGGGCTCTACATCCATATGTTCTCCTTGGCCCACCACCATGCCAGGAACATCTCCAGCCTGCAGAAGAAACGCACTGTCCACCAGATGACCAGCATGAAGGGGGCGGTCACCCTCACCATCCTGCTGGGGGTCTTCTTCATGTGCTGGAGCCCCTTCTTCCTGCACCTGACGCTGATCGTCACGTGCCCCAAGAACCCCTTCTGCACCTGCTTCTTCAACTACTTCAAcctcttcctcatcctcatcATCTGTAACTCGGTGATAGACCCGCTCATTTATGCTTTCcggagccaggagctcagggaaacCCTGAAGGAAGTGGTGCTGTGTTCCTGGTAA